A portion of the Nitrospiraceae bacterium genome contains these proteins:
- the typA gene encoding translational GTPase TypA, with protein MDRSSTHSETSSTGRAPRGRRTDIRNIAIIAHVDHGKTTLVDALLRQTHVHRKIDDMGERIMDSMDQERERGITIRAKNASVTYKGVKINIVDTPGHADFGGEVERTLRMVDGVLVLIDAKEGPMPQTTFVLRKALALGHKAIVVINKIDRSDAVIDDVVNRTFDLFVHLGATDEQLDFSIIYTSAIKGIATLDVNKPGSDITPLLDTVLEKIPAPAITADAPLQILVLALTYDSYKGKMGVGKIQSGSIARRQNVVVLGKDGAQVSGRVSDLAVYSGLERTDVEQAEAGEIVAVAGLPDVSIGDTIADADRPVALARVTIDEPTVQMTFSVNNSPFAGREGKFLTSRHLRERLFKELETNVSLRVQETDTPDRFLVAGRGELHLGVLIEQMRREGYELQVSQPEVILHRDGQKVTEPYEELTIQVPETYQGAVIEEIGKRRGEMRHMKLVHSDAGPSEMHLEYHIPTRGIMGLKNVLLAKTRGTVIMHHVFKAYEAANEQDFLVAPHGSLCAYEDGTSTAYALFMTQERGELFIGPGVDVYRGMVVGQNSRDEDLDVNVCKEKHLTNIRASGSDEALILTPPREMTLEFALEYIGADELVEVTPKNLRLRKRLLHPEDRRKARKTGK; from the coding sequence ATGGACAGATCCTCAACACACAGCGAGACCAGCTCGACCGGTCGGGCTCCAAGAGGGCGCCGGACCGACATCCGCAATATCGCAATTATTGCCCACGTTGATCACGGCAAGACGACGTTAGTTGATGCGTTGCTGCGACAAACCCACGTTCATCGCAAAATTGACGACATGGGTGAACGGATCATGGATTCAATGGATCAGGAACGCGAGCGCGGCATCACTATCCGGGCCAAGAATGCCAGCGTCACCTACAAGGGTGTCAAGATTAACATCGTCGATACGCCCGGCCATGCCGACTTCGGTGGTGAAGTGGAACGGACCCTGCGTATGGTAGACGGTGTGCTGGTTCTGATCGACGCCAAGGAAGGGCCGATGCCCCAAACCACCTTTGTGCTGCGAAAAGCCTTGGCACTCGGTCACAAGGCTATCGTCGTGATCAACAAGATTGACCGGTCAGATGCTGTCATCGATGACGTAGTAAACCGGACTTTTGATCTATTCGTTCACTTAGGCGCGACCGATGAACAGCTAGACTTCTCCATCATCTACACCTCAGCCATCAAAGGCATCGCGACACTCGACGTGAATAAACCCGGATCGGACATCACTCCGCTCCTCGATACGGTGCTTGAGAAGATCCCCGCGCCCGCCATCACCGCGGATGCTCCACTCCAGATTCTGGTCCTCGCGCTCACCTACGATTCCTACAAAGGCAAGATGGGTGTTGGGAAGATTCAATCCGGCTCAATCGCGCGCCGCCAGAATGTGGTCGTGCTCGGCAAAGACGGAGCCCAGGTTTCTGGCAGGGTATCCGATCTCGCGGTGTATTCGGGCCTTGAACGGACCGACGTGGAGCAGGCCGAAGCCGGAGAAATCGTCGCCGTTGCCGGCTTGCCAGACGTGAGCATCGGAGACACCATTGCGGATGCTGACCGGCCCGTGGCGCTGGCGCGCGTCACCATCGATGAGCCGACCGTGCAGATGACTTTCTCGGTGAACAATAGCCCTTTTGCCGGACGCGAAGGCAAGTTTCTCACCTCCCGACACTTGCGCGAACGATTATTCAAGGAACTTGAAACCAACGTATCATTGCGTGTGCAGGAAACTGACACCCCCGATCGATTCCTCGTCGCGGGTCGAGGCGAACTTCACCTCGGTGTGTTGATCGAACAGATGCGGCGTGAAGGATACGAGCTGCAGGTGTCGCAGCCAGAAGTCATTCTGCATCGCGACGGACAGAAGGTCACCGAACCCTATGAAGAACTGACCATTCAGGTTCCGGAGACCTATCAAGGCGCGGTCATCGAAGAAATCGGAAAACGACGCGGCGAAATGCGCCACATGAAGCTTGTGCATTCCGACGCAGGCCCGAGCGAAATGCACCTCGAATATCACATCCCCACGCGAGGGATCATGGGCCTCAAGAATGTTCTGCTCGCTAAGACCCGCGGCACCGTAATCATGCACCACGTGTTTAAAGCCTATGAAGCGGCGAACGAACAAGATTTTCTCGTCGCTCCGCACGGATCTCTTTGCGCATACGAAGATGGAACCAGCACTGCATATGCGCTCTTCATGACTCAGGAGCGAGGCGAATTGTTCATCGGGCCAGGGGTAGATGTTTATCGTGGGATGGTCGTCGGCCAGAACAGCCGGGACGAGGACCTCGACGTGAACGTCTGTAAGGAAAAGCATCTGACCAATATTCGCGCGTCAGGATCGGACGAAGCGTTGATCCTCACACCGCCTCGCGAAATGACGCTCGAGTTCGCGCTCGAGTATATTGGAGCAGACGAATTGGTTGAAGTAACGCCAAAGAATCTCCGCCTGCGGAAACGATTACTGCATCCGGAGGATCGTCGAAAAGCACGCAAGACCGGCAAGTAG
- a CDS encoding redoxin domain-containing protein, whose product MSDVAPEIKVGDSAPDFNLKDQDQKDIKLSDYKGKKNVVLCFYPLDWSPVCQGENKCLTDDFPKFQGANAELFGISCDSFFSHKAWADSLDLKHRLLSDVHRTTAKAYGLYFEPLNCSKRATVIVDKNGKVAYVKVQEIKVAREDKEILAALAKLS is encoded by the coding sequence ATGAGTGACGTTGCACCAGAAATTAAGGTAGGTGATAGCGCACCGGACTTTAACTTAAAGGATCAAGACCAGAAGGACATAAAGTTGAGCGACTACAAAGGCAAGAAGAATGTCGTCCTTTGCTTTTACCCGCTTGACTGGAGCCCCGTCTGTCAGGGCGAGAACAAGTGCCTCACTGATGATTTTCCCAAATTCCAGGGGGCTAATGCCGAGCTCTTTGGCATCAGCTGTGACAGCTTCTTCTCCCATAAGGCGTGGGCTGATTCATTGGATCTGAAGCACCGACTGCTGTCCGACGTGCATCGCACCACGGCAAAGGCTTACGGTCTGTATTTCGAACCGTTGAACTGCTCCAAGCGTGCGACCGTCATCGTCGATAAAAACGGCAAGGTCGCCTATGTGAAAGTTCAAGAGATCAAGGTCGCTCGGGAGGACAAGGAAATCCTCGCCGCTCTTGCAAAGCTCAGCTAG
- a CDS encoding thioredoxin family protein has product MSGIVEDVSDANYKEFTDAAASIVAYGLATCEPCKAYDPILEETAAKFPSIKIGKAKMHVPGRCREIKKTHTFETYPTTHFFSKGKLLLAREGIVEPAELAALIADHLQQ; this is encoded by the coding sequence ATGTCCGGGATCGTCGAAGACGTCAGCGACGCGAATTATAAAGAGTTTACCGATGCGGCGGCATCGATCGTGGCTTATGGATTGGCGACGTGTGAACCCTGCAAAGCATACGATCCCATTCTCGAAGAGACTGCAGCAAAGTTTCCATCGATTAAAATAGGCAAGGCCAAGATGCACGTGCCCGGCCGCTGCCGGGAGATCAAGAAGACCCACACATTCGAGACCTACCCCACCACCCACTTCTTTTCAAAGGGGAAGCTGCTCCTGGCACGGGAGGGCATTGTGGAGCCCGCCGAGCTTGCAGCGCTAATCGCAGATCATCTCCAGCAATAA